Proteins encoded by one window of Lepisosteus oculatus isolate fLepOcu1 chromosome 18, fLepOcu1.hap2, whole genome shotgun sequence:
- the LOC107075843 gene encoding serine/arginine repetitive matrix protein 1-like, whose product MPSWPPRGGVCRLRPGEDSARFLLLGALLALYLLLGAAVFSALERPAELRSQRFWNATLDAFSRRHRVRAEDARRLLRQYELAMVAGVRTDALRPRWDFAGALCFVGTVVSTIGFGMTTPATVTGKVFLVFYGLLGCAGTLLFLNLFLERAVTLLAVVLQGVRGARLRRRGVYPETGGSPPGGWKPSVYTVMGILGAAAGAVSLGASCLYSAAEGWSYGDALYFCFVAFSTIGFGDLVSGQRGAPLGSQPPLYGLGNFACILLGVCCTYSLFNVISILIKELLTWLLERAGCPARRRPAPPRARARRPPGLPAAPAPPPGRRARPRAPPPPAASEVSMDTEAVFDSETDARRVSLETSAIRDFLAAPPSPTLGGRRRRLAWGGAEAGEGVPRAGEQEEGGGDRERAETDAGSAPQGAAAQRGHSPSRGASCSPQGERVGSLLDSLGSLAVMHSKLAETCRGYGQGRPHSARRDCLHGDSYCGQGRHGNHFHSHTRAPSPSHSHRLTPSHSPSHTRAPSPSHSHRLTPSHSPSHTRAPSPSHSHRLTPSHSPSHTRAPSPSHSHRLTPSHSPSHTRAPSPSHSHRLTPSHSPSHTRAPSPSHSHRLTPSHSPSHTRAPSPSHSHRLTPSHSPSHTRAPSPSHTHRLTPSHSPSHTRAPSPSHSHRLTPSHSPSHTRAPSPSHTHCLTPSHSPSHTRAPSPSHSHCLTPSHSRDRGVQAGAGGPVQGSGSDPAVGSSGLGSLGNLGSPPRTGAASAASGSQTGLSSSGRGSLECGGAPLGDPCSPTPPPERGRGSQRSSGAGLAGVRKGDRPREEPLGAVGSLAVLKDFFR is encoded by the exons atGCCCTCCTGGCCGCCCCGCGGTGGCGTGTGCAGGCTGCGCCCGGGCGAGGACTCCGCCCGCTTCCTGCTGCTGGGGGCGCTGCTGGCGCTGTACCTGCTGCTGGGCGCCGCGGTCTTCTCCGCGCTGGAGCGGCCGGCGGAGCTGCGCAGCCAGCGCTTCTGGAACGCCACGCTGGACGCCTTCTCCCGCCGCCACCGCGTGCGCGCCGAGGACGCCCGCCGCCTCCTGCGCCAGTACGAGCTGGCCATGGTGGCCGGCGTGAGGACGGACGCCCTGCGGCCGCGCTGGGACTTCGCCGGGGCCCTCTGCTTCGTGGGGACAGTGGTGTCCACCATCG GGTTTGGAATGACCACCCCAGCGACTGTGACAGGCAAAGTCTTCCTCGTCTTCTACGGCCTGCTGGGCTGCGCGGgcaccctcctcttcctcaaccTGTTCCTGGAGCGCGCTGTCACGCTGCTGGCCGTCGTGCTGCAGGGGGTCCGCGGCGCGAGGCTGCGGCGACGCGGCGTGTACCCCGAGACGGGGGGCTCGCCGCCGGGGGGGTGGAAGCCCTCCGTCTACACGGTGATGGGCATCCTGGGGGCCGCGGCGGGGGCGGTGTCGCTGGGGGCCTCCTGCCTGTACAGCGCGGCCGAGGGCTGGAGCTACGGAGACGCCCTGTACTTCTGCTTCGTCGCCTTCAGCACCATCGGCTTCGGGGACCTGGTGAGCGGGCAGCGCGGGGCGCCCCTGGGGTCACAGCCGCCCCTGTACGGCCTGGGCAACTTCGCCTGCATCCTGCTGGGCGTGTGCTGCACCTACTCGCTCTTCAACGTCATCTCCATCCTCATCAAGGAGCTGCTCACCTGGCTGCTGGAGCGGGCCGGCTGCCCTGCCCGGCGCCGCCCCGCGCCCCCCCGCGCCCGCGCCCGCCGCCCCCCCGGCCTGCCCGCCGCCCCGGCCCCGCCCCCCGGCCGGCGTGCCCGCCCCCGCGCCCCGCCCCCGCCGGCCGCCAGCGAGGTCTCCATGGACACGGAGGCGGTGTTCGACAGCGAGACGGACGCCCGCCGCGTCTCCCTGGAGACGAGCGCCATCCGCGACTTCCTGgccgcccccccctcccccacgcTGGGGGGCAGGCGCCGCCGGCTGGCCTGGGGGGGCGCCGAGGCGGGTGAGGGCGTGCCTAGAGcgggggagcaggaggagggcgGGGGGGACCGGGAGCGAGCAGAGACGGACGCTGGCAGCGCCCCCCAGGGGGCAGCGGCGCAGAGAGGGCACAGCCCCAGCAGGGGGGCGTCCTGCTCTCCGCAGGGGGAGCGAGTGGGCAGCCTGCTGGACAGCCTGGGGTCCCTGGCCGTCATGCACAGCAAACTGGCCGAGACCTGCCGGGGCTACGGGCAGGGGAGACCCCACAGCGCCCGGCGGGACTGTCTCCACGGCGACAGCTACTGTGGTCAAGGTCGGCATGGAAACCACTTTCACTCTCACACCAGAGCTCCCAGCCCCAGTCACTCCCATCGTCTcactccctctcactctccctctcacACCAGAGCTCCCAGCCCCAGTCACTCCCATCGTCTcactccctctcactctccctctcacACCAGAGCTCCCAGCCCCAGTCACTCCCATCGTCTcactccctctcactctccctctcacACCAGAGCTCCCAGCCCCAGTCACTCCCATCGTCTcactccctctcactctccctctcacACCAGAGCTCCCAGCCCCAGTCACTCCCATCGTCTcactccctctcactctccctctcacACCAGAGCTCCCAGCCCCAGTCACTCCCATCGTCTcactccctctcactctccctctcacACCAGAGCTCCCAGCCCCAGTCACTCCCATCGTCTcactccctctcactctccGTCTCACACCAGAGCTCCCAGCCCCAGTCACACCCATCGTCTcactccctctcactctccctctcacACCAGAGCTCCCAGCCCCAGTCACTCCCATCGTCTcactccctctcactctccctctcacACCAGAGCTCCCAGCCCCAGTCACACCCActgtctcactccctctcactctccctctcacACCAGAGCTCCCAGCCCCAGTCACTCCCActgtctcactccctctcaCTCTCGGGACAGGGGGGTGCAGGCGGGGGCAGGGGGGCCGGTGCAGGGGTCCGGCAGTGACCCCGCCGttggctccagtgggctggggTCGCTGGGGAACCTGGGCAGCCCCCCGCGGACCGGCGCGGCCAGCGCGGCCAGCGGCTCCCAGACGGGGCTGTCCTCCAGCGGGCGGGGGTCCCTGGAGTGTGGGGGCGCCCCACTCGGAGACCCCTGCTCGCCCACCCCCCCTCCGGAGCGCGGGCGGGGCTCCCAGCGCAGCTCTGGCGCGGGACTGGCTGGGGTGCGGAAGGGGGACAGGCCCAGAGAGGAGCCCCTGGGGGCTGTGGGGTCCCTGGCCGTCCTCAAAGACTTTTTCCGCTGA
- the LOC138224085 gene encoding octapeptide-repeat protein T2-like, with amino-acid sequence MTQKKVSSPQGLSSDRSRRGAGGSGRKQERSRRGAGEKQERSRRKQERSRRGAGEEQERSRRKQERSRRKQEEAGEEQEEAGEEQKEAGEEQERSRRGAGEKQERSRRKQEEAGEEQERSRREAGEEQEEAGGSRRGAGEEQERSRRKQEEAGEEQERSRREAGGSRRGAGEEQERSRRGAGKEQKEAGEEQERSRRKQEKAGGGTEITRSTKAWVRHTKPMSGVQERLES; translated from the exons ATGACTCAGAAA AAGGTTTCCAGTCCCCAAGGTCTGTCTAgtgacaggagcaggagaggagcaggaggaagCGGGAGGAAgcaggagaggagcaggagaggagcaggagagaagcaggagaggagcaggaggaagcaggagaggagcaggagaggagcaggagaggagcaGGAAAGGAGCAGGAGGAAgcaggagaggagcaggaggaagCAGGAGGAAgcaggagaggagcaggaggaagCAGGAGAGGAGCAGAAGGAAgcaggagaggagcaggagaggagcaggagaggagcaggagagaagcaggagaggagcaggaggaagCAGGAGGAAgcaggagaggagcaggagaggagcaggagagaagcaggagaggagcaggaggaagCAGGAGGAAgcaggagaggagcaggagaggagcaggagaggagcaggaggaagCAGGAGGAAgcaggagaggagcaggagaggagcaggagagaagcaggaggaagcaggagaggagcaggagaggagcaggagaggagcaggagaggagcaGGAAAGGAGCAGAAGGAAgcaggagaggagcaggagaggagcaggaggaagCAGGAGAAAGCAGGAGGGGGGACAGAGATCACACGAAGCACGAAGGCATGGGTACGACACACCAAGCCCATGTCTGGAGTCCAGGAAAGGCTGGAGAGCTGA
- the atl3 gene encoding atlastin-3 encodes MGGASEPRPVQIVSVHKEDHSFSLDAKALEAVLLRPEVRDLDVAVVSVAGAFRKGKSFLLDFMLRYMKRKDEAGDWLGSDTEPLTGFSWRGGSDPETTGIQIWSEVFVVEKPNGKEVAVLLMDTQGAFDSQSTVKDCATIFALSTMTSSVQIYNLSQNIQEDDLQQLQLFTEYGRLAMDEIFLKPFQSLMFLIRDWSFPYEYSYGLKGGMQFLDKRLQVKDAQHEEIQTVRKHIHSCFSNVSCFLLPHPGLKVATSPSFSGQLSDIAAEFKSELQTFIPLVLQPQKLMEKEINGAKVTCRGLLEYFKAYIKIYQGEDLPHPKSMLQATAEANNLAAVAAAKDLYYKQMEKVCGGDLPYVAPESLEEKHAFHCAEALELFGRTKKMGGATFSERYRQQLAGDLEQLWADFQKHNQSKNVFSAFRTPAVLFVLLAGLYLLSGLAGFVGLALVAGLCNCGIGLALAAMLAWALIRYSGQYREVGQAIDSSAGFMLEKATVVINSTRGAAVQQGKKSS; translated from the exons ATGGGGGGCGCTAGTGAGCCGCGGCCGGTGCAGATCGTCAGTGTGCACAAGGAGGACCACTCCTTCTCCCTGGACGCCAAGGCCCTGGAGGCGGTGCTGCTGCGGCCGGAGGTCCGGGACCTGGACGTTGCCGTGGTGTCGGTCGCCGGGGCGTTCCGCAAGGGCAAGTCCTTCCTCCTGGACTTCATGCTGCGCTACATGAAGAGGAAG GATGAAGCTGGAGACTGGCTGGGCTCCGACACCGAGCCCCTGACCGGGTTCTCCTGGCGGGGCGGCTCTGACCCAGAGACCACGGGGATCCAGATCTGGAGCGAGGTGTTCGTGGTGGAGAAGCCCAACGGCAAGGAG GTGGCTGTGCTGCTGATGGACACACAGGGCGCCTTCGACAGCCAGTCCACCGTGAAGGACTGCGCCACCATCTTCGCCCTCAGCACCATGACCAGCTCTGTGCAG ATCTACAACCTGTCCCAGAACATCCAGGAAGACGACCTGCAGCAGCTGCAG CTGTTCACGGAGTACGGGCGCCTGGCGATGGATGAGATTTTCCTGAAGCCATTCCAG TCCCTGATGTTCCTGATCCGAGACTGGAGCTTCCCATACGAGTACAGCTACGGGCTGAAGGGTGGGATGCAGTTCCTGGACAAGCGCCTGCAG GTGAAGGACGCTCAGCACGAGGAGATCCAGACGGTCCGGAAACACATCCACTCCTGCTTCTCCAACGTCTCCTGCTTCCTGCTGCCACACCCGGGGTTAAAGGTCGCCACAAGCCCCTCCTTCTCCGGCCAGCTCAGCG ATATCGCAGCGGAGTTCAAGTCGGAGCTGCAGACCTTCATCCCGCTGGTGCTCCAGCCGCAGAAGCTCATGGAGAAGGAGATCAACGGAGCCAAAGTCACCTGCCGCGGGCTGCTGGAGTACTTCAAG GCCTACATCAAGATCTACCAGGGTGAGGACCTGCCACACCCTAAATCCATGCTCCAG GCCACCGCAGAGGCCAACAACCTGGCCGCCGTGGCAGCAGCCAAGGACCTGTACTACAAGCAGATGGAGAAG gtgtgcggagGGGACCTGCCCTACGTGGCGCCCGAGTCGCTGGAGGAGAAACACGCCTTCCACTGCGCCGAGGCCCTGGAGCTCTTCGGCCGCACCAAGAAGATGGGCGGCGCGACGTTCTCCGAGCGCTACCGGCAGCAGCTGGCCGGCGACCTGGAGCAGCTGTGGGCCGACTTCCAGAAGCACAACCAGAGCAAGAACGTGTTCAGCGCCTTCCGCACGCCCGCCGTGCTCTTCGTGCTGCTCGCCGGCCTCTACCTGCTGTCGGGCCTGGCCGGCTTCGTGGGGCTCGCCCTGGTGGCCGGCCTGTGCAACTGCGGCATCGGCCTGGCGCTGGCGGCCATGCTGGCCTGGGCGCTGATCCGCTACTCCGGCCAGTACCGCGAGGTGGGCCAGGCCATCGACTCCAGCGCCGGCTTCATGCTGGAGAAG GCCACCGTGGTCATCAACAGCACCCGAGGGGCGGCTGTGCAGCAGGGGAAGAAGTCCAGCTAG